Proteins encoded by one window of Ignavibacteriota bacterium:
- a CDS encoding PAS domain S-box protein translates to MKSSLQMRKREKLSFFKKAIVLGGIASILYLLIGMIRLPMLLEELLLPPITNPNRYVSELILTLTLFSAGFGIFSFGWWKEFQTRLFGQIQTEDALRESEERYRRLVEMSPDAIAVHIEGKFVYVNPSGVKLLGAKNADELLGKSVLTIVHPYYHDTVRKRVQMMTEEGREVPLIEEKFIRVDGQIIDVEVAAVPFTYQGNPAVQVVARDISDRKRSGKIVKEWQERYEKVLSITDEIVYDWDLKKNSTVWSATLQTVLGYVPEELSTKKTPWESYIHPDEREHVTRQIENALSKSSTIEIDYRLRHKNGEYRFIHDRAFIFRDEQGNAIRSIGSITDITDRKLAEEARFLDQQRYKTLFEFSPSGVMLEDANGTIVDANESFFRMTGYSREELIGNNVRFLAPPQHREQVQKHITKILSGNILEHQVENIKKDGTSYSIEIRERMIRLPNGQDGILVVANDISERLQQEQKLKNQFEQLQSIYFLTAALNHTDDIDIIYQESLSAITRNLHIDRASLLLFDKDGILRFKAWRGISDWYRSKVEGHTPWNPQTTNPAPIFVSDVRNEQSLATYHPVFEKEHIVALGFIPLVFQDRLLGKFMVYFDAPHVFTETEVQILLTIAGHIAFAIERRQAMAELAASEERYRTLSEAAHDAIFIINKNDEVEYVNSFAAQMFNDVPLNIIGKQRMNLFPGEAAARQGEALRKIFATGKPMQSENPLPTKAGLRWHDTHLVPIKNQEGTVTSVLGISRDITERKKVEDALRLSVEQQELVLRSLPMVFYTTDVSRTLATTWISEQVERITGFSPNHFIEDAKFWESRIHPDDIEHAMSEYNGVIKQNTTRTEYRWKCADGSYRWFEDQTVLIRDSAGNPKEIIGIWLDITNQMRAEESVRESEARWRSLMESSPGLVHEIDRQGKILYINRATPGYERDSVIGSTIYDYVSTETALFMRQQVEEVFEKQHSVWFEVPAAGPYGSEAWYTCIIGPIIKDGKVASAIMDSIDITEHKHREHLQNTVYQIAQFADKSQSPEELFKGVHDSISEVMHASNFYIALYDEQDDLLSFPYFVDEVDVPNPPGRPGRGVTAYVLRTGKSLLCPQKKFEELVRQGEIELVGIPSPVWLGVPLIVEGKTIGVMAVQDYHDEHAYGDEELQVLEYVSSQIAMTIRRKQAEEDLQRSEERYRSLFEESKDVIYFTSEFGHIIEINPAGVELFGYHSKEELLTVDVANELYWEPRQREEESRIIRRQGYVQDFELELKRKDGTKITVLDTATTVRDSIGSIIGYRGIMRDITERKRSEEALRESYQIVEALIQASPLAINVLDLNGNVTIWNPKSEEIFGWTENDVIGKSLPYLTEDKFDEYNCAAERVRKGGVYIVHDTYRKRKDGTLVHVSISTASLRDGNNTIIGTMALINDITERKKAEEALRQSEIKLREIVEHSTNLFYSHTPEHVITYVSPQTRSYFDCEPEEALVRWTELATENPINNIGYDMTQRAIETGIRQSPFRLELVGKKARKIWVEVNESPVVLNGKTIAIVGSLTDITEKVKVEEEVGKLRKAIESLGEVVFITDKEGIITFANPEFTKLYGYTQEEVIGKVTPRILKSGSTSREDYSKIWETLLNRQFVKREIHNKTKEGKQVIVESSMSPVLDEFGNIDGFMAIQLDITEKKRLEEQFLRSQRLESLGTLAGGVAHDLNNVLAPILLSIDVLKRYATTDHAVKILQTIRSSAERGKHIIKQILSFARGSEGERGNIQLRHLIREMEQIAKETFPRSIEVHCSIQKELWTVLGDPTQLHQVLLNLCVNARDAMPDGGSLELKAENIFIDEHFAKMQYGAKVGPYVVLSVSDTGTGIPPEVLPKIFDPFFTTKPQASGTGLGLSTVHAIVKGHEGFIDVYSHIGSGTTFKVFLPAIESAEAIQVTKAIVEYPPGNGECVLVIDDEASVRDITKYTLEMYGYKVLTAGDGAKGVALYKERKQDIDVVITDMMMPVMDGNATILALKELEPSVKIIASSGLTTGSQISFTLETEVFAFLAKPYTAESLLKALHEVLTK, encoded by the coding sequence ATGAAAAGTTCTTTGCAGATGAGAAAACGGGAGAAATTGTCTTTCTTTAAGAAAGCAATCGTTCTTGGCGGTATCGCTTCAATCTTATATTTATTGATTGGAATGATTCGACTTCCGATGTTGTTGGAGGAATTGCTTCTTCCTCCAATAACAAATCCCAATCGTTATGTTAGCGAACTTATTCTTACGCTCACACTTTTTTCTGCCGGCTTCGGGATATTTTCATTTGGTTGGTGGAAGGAATTTCAGACACGATTGTTCGGTCAAATTCAGACAGAAGATGCTTTACGCGAAAGCGAAGAGCGGTACCGGCGTTTGGTAGAAATGTCGCCGGATGCAATCGCTGTTCATATCGAAGGGAAGTTCGTGTATGTCAATCCTTCGGGAGTGAAACTCCTCGGGGCGAAAAATGCAGATGAGTTGTTAGGCAAATCAGTTCTTACCATCGTTCACCCCTACTATCACGACACTGTCCGTAAACGCGTACAAATGATGACGGAAGAAGGTCGGGAGGTTCCGCTCATTGAGGAAAAATTTATCAGGGTTGACGGACAAATAATTGATGTAGAAGTTGCCGCAGTTCCTTTTACATACCAAGGCAATCCGGCGGTACAGGTTGTCGCACGAGATATTTCTGATAGAAAACGTTCCGGTAAAATTGTGAAGGAATGGCAGGAGCGGTATGAAAAAGTACTTTCCATTACAGACGAAATTGTATATGACTGGGACTTGAAAAAGAACAGTACGGTCTGGAGCGCAACACTTCAAACCGTGTTAGGGTATGTGCCCGAAGAACTTAGTACGAAGAAAACTCCCTGGGAATCTTATATCCATCCGGATGAGCGCGAACATGTTACACGGCAAATAGAAAATGCTCTCTCAAAATCTTCTACAATAGAAATTGATTACCGGCTTCGACATAAAAATGGTGAGTATCGTTTTATCCATGACCGGGCATTTATTTTCAGGGATGAACAGGGAAACGCAATTCGTTCGATAGGTTCTATCACGGATATTACCGATAGGAAACTTGCAGAAGAAGCCCGTTTCTTGGACCAACAACGGTATAAAACACTCTTCGAATTTTCTCCAAGCGGGGTCATGTTGGAAGATGCAAACGGAACGATTGTCGATGCAAACGAATCATTCTTTCGCATGACGGGGTATTCGCGGGAAGAACTGATCGGGAATAATGTGCGATTTCTGGCTCCGCCTCAACATAGGGAACAAGTCCAGAAACATATAACTAAAATTCTTTCAGGGAATATTCTTGAACATCAGGTTGAAAATATCAAAAAAGACGGGACGTCCTATTCGATTGAGATCCGGGAACGGATGATCCGGCTGCCAAACGGGCAAGATGGAATTCTTGTCGTTGCAAATGATATTTCGGAGCGGCTGCAACAAGAGCAAAAATTAAAGAATCAATTTGAACAACTCCAGTCTATTTACTTCCTCACTGCCGCGCTCAACCACACGGACGATATTGATATAATTTATCAAGAATCTCTTTCGGCAATTACGCGGAACTTGCATATAGACCGCGCTTCGCTTCTTCTTTTTGATAAAGACGGAATACTTCGGTTCAAAGCATGGCGCGGAATTTCTGATTGGTATCGCAGTAAGGTTGAAGGGCATACGCCGTGGAATCCACAAACAACAAACCCTGCGCCGATATTCGTGTCGGATGTTCGGAACGAGCAAAGCCTTGCAACGTATCATCCTGTGTTTGAGAAAGAACATATTGTTGCATTAGGATTTATCCCGTTGGTTTTTCAGGATAGATTGCTGGGAAAATTCATGGTGTATTTCGATGCACCGCACGTGTTTACTGAAACAGAAGTACAAATACTGCTTACCATTGCCGGGCATATTGCCTTTGCAATCGAACGACGACAAGCAATGGCTGAATTAGCCGCAAGCGAGGAGAGGTATCGAACGCTTTCGGAAGCCGCACACGATGCAATATTTATCATCAATAAAAATGATGAAGTAGAGTACGTCAACAGTTTCGCCGCACAAATGTTTAATGATGTACCGTTAAACATTATCGGAAAACAACGTATGAATTTATTCCCCGGTGAAGCGGCGGCGAGACAAGGAGAAGCGCTACGGAAAATCTTTGCAACGGGTAAACCGATGCAGTCGGAAAATCCGCTCCCGACAAAAGCAGGATTGCGTTGGCATGACACTCATCTTGTGCCGATAAAAAATCAGGAAGGAACGGTCACATCCGTGTTGGGAATTTCCCGTGATATCACAGAACGAAAGAAGGTTGAAGACGCCTTGCGGCTCAGTGTAGAGCAGCAAGAACTTGTTCTCCGTTCTTTGCCAATGGTATTTTATACAACCGATGTTTCCAGAACCTTGGCAACGACATGGATTAGCGAACAGGTTGAACGAATAACAGGATTTTCTCCCAATCACTTTATTGAAGATGCGAAATTCTGGGAATCGCGAATTCACCCGGACGATATCGAACATGCAATGTCGGAATACAACGGCGTTATTAAGCAGAATACTACCCGGACGGAATACCGGTGGAAGTGCGCCGATGGTTCCTATCGCTGGTTTGAAGACCAAACGGTACTGATTCGCGATTCCGCAGGAAATCCGAAAGAGATTATCGGTATCTGGCTCGATATTACTAACCAAATGCGTGCTGAAGAAAGTGTCCGAGAATCGGAAGCGCGATGGCGTTCGTTGATGGAAAGTTCGCCCGGATTAGTCCACGAAATTGACAGGCAAGGGAAGATATTATATATCAATCGCGCTACACCCGGATATGAACGGGACAGTGTTATCGGTTCGACAATTTATGATTATGTCTCGACAGAGACGGCACTATTTATGCGTCAACAAGTCGAGGAAGTTTTTGAAAAGCAACATTCCGTCTGGTTTGAAGTTCCTGCGGCAGGTCCGTACGGAAGCGAAGCATGGTACACGTGCATCATCGGACCGATAATTAAAGATGGAAAAGTTGCTTCCGCTATAATGGATTCAATTGATATCACCGAGCATAAACATCGCGAACATTTGCAAAACACTGTTTACCAGATTGCTCAGTTTGCAGACAAATCGCAATCGCCGGAAGAACTGTTTAAGGGAGTTCACGATAGTATCAGCGAGGTTATGCATGCAAGTAATTTCTATATCGCACTGTATGATGAGCAGGATGATTTATTAAGTTTCCCGTACTTTGTTGATGAAGTTGACGTTCCGAATCCGCCGGGAAGACCGGGAAGGGGAGTGACAGCTTATGTACTACGAACGGGAAAATCACTTCTTTGTCCCCAGAAAAAGTTTGAAGAACTTGTTCGTCAGGGAGAGATTGAATTAGTCGGAATTCCATCGCCAGTCTGGCTGGGCGTTCCGTTGATTGTCGAGGGAAAAACAATCGGCGTCATGGCGGTTCAGGATTATCACGATGAACATGCGTACGGCGATGAAGAACTGCAAGTGCTGGAATATGTGTCATCACAGATTGCAATGACGATTCGCCGGAAGCAGGCAGAGGAAGATTTACAACGCTCTGAAGAGCGATACCGTTCACTGTTCGAAGAATCGAAAGATGTTATTTATTTTACATCAGAGTTCGGACATATTATTGAAATCAACCCCGCTGGTGTAGAACTATTCGGGTATCATTCAAAGGAAGAACTCCTCACGGTTGATGTTGCAAATGAGTTGTACTGGGAGCCGCGGCAACGAGAAGAAGAATCACGCATTATCAGGAGACAGGGATACGTACAGGATTTTGAATTAGAACTGAAACGCAAGGACGGAACGAAAATTACCGTTCTTGATACGGCAACAACGGTACGGGATTCTATCGGGTCCATTATCGGGTACAGGGGCATCATGCGCGATATAACCGAACGGAAACGTTCGGAAGAAGCACTCAGGGAATCGTACCAAATTGTTGAAGCGTTAATTCAGGCTTCGCCGTTAGCAATCAATGTTCTTGATTTGAATGGGAATGTTACGATATGGAATCCAAAATCGGAGGAGATTTTTGGCTGGACGGAGAATGACGTAATCGGGAAGTCATTGCCGTATCTAACAGAAGATAAATTTGATGAATACAACTGTGCCGCCGAACGAGTGAGAAAAGGGGGTGTGTATATCGTTCACGACACATATAGAAAACGGAAAGATGGCACACTTGTACACGTCAGCATTTCGACCGCATCGTTGCGAGATGGAAACAATACTATCATCGGAACGATGGCGCTTATCAATGATATTACTGAACGCAAAAAGGCTGAGGAAGCATTGCGGCAAAGTGAAATCAAACTCCGTGAAATAGTTGAACATAGCACGAATCTTTTCTACTCACACACACCCGAACATGTGATTACGTATGTTAGCCCACAGACTCGTTCCTATTTTGATTGTGAACCCGAGGAAGCGCTTGTCCGGTGGACAGAACTTGCGACTGAAAATCCGATAAACAATATCGGGTACGATATGACTCAACGGGCAATCGAAACGGGGATACGGCAAAGCCCGTTTCGTTTAGAACTGGTTGGAAAGAAAGCACGAAAAATTTGGGTGGAAGTGAATGAGTCTCCGGTCGTGTTAAACGGAAAAACCATTGCCATAGTCGGCTCGCTTACCGATATAACGGAAAAAGTCAAAGTAGAAGAAGAGGTTGGGAAACTCCGTAAAGCAATCGAGTCGTTGGGTGAGGTTGTGTTTATTACAGACAAAGAAGGGATTATCACGTTCGCTAACCCTGAGTTTACCAAACTCTACGGTTACACCCAGGAGGAAGTAATCGGAAAAGTAACTCCACGAATATTAAAGAGTGGTTCAACTTCTCGGGAAGATTATTCAAAGATTTGGGAGACGTTGTTGAACAGACAGTTTGTCAAACGCGAAATTCACAACAAAACGAAAGAAGGAAAACAGGTTATCGTCGAATCTTCCATGAGTCCCGTGTTAGATGAATTTGGAAATATTGACGGCTTCATGGCGATTCAACTTGATATTACAGAAAAGAAGCGCCTTGAAGAACAGTTCTTACGTTCGCAACGACTCGAAAGTTTAGGAACACTCGCCGGAGGTGTAGCGCACGATTTGAATAACGTTCTCGCTCCGATATTGCTTTCCATTGATGTTTTGAAGCGGTATGCTACAACAGACCACGCAGTGAAAATTCTTCAAACCATCCGGAGTAGCGCAGAACGCGGAAAGCATATCATTAAACAAATCCTTTCGTTTGCACGTGGTTCGGAAGGAGAGCGGGGGAATATCCAATTACGACATCTTATTAGAGAGATGGAACAAATTGCGAAGGAAACATTCCCGCGCTCAATCGAAGTTCATTGCTCGATTCAAAAAGAACTATGGACTGTGTTGGGAGATCCGACGCAATTACACCAAGTATTATTGAACTTGTGCGTGAACGCGCGCGATGCAATGCCCGATGGCGGCTCGCTGGAACTGAAAGCGGAAAATATTTTTATTGATGAGCATTTTGCAAAAATGCAATACGGAGCGAAAGTCGGTCCGTACGTTGTTCTCTCTGTCAGCGATACGGGAACAGGAATTCCCCCTGAAGTATTACCCAAAATATTTGACCCGTTCTTTACAACGAAACCGCAAGCGAGCGGCACGGGACTCGGTCTTTCAACCGTTCATGCAATTGTGAAGGGACACGAAGGGTTTATTGATGTGTACTCGCATATCGGAAGCGGAACAACATTTAAAGTTTTTCTTCCTGCTATAGAATCGGCGGAAGCGATACAAGTGACAAAAGCTATTGTTGAGTATCCTCCCGGCAACGGCGAATGTGTGTTGGTGATAGATGATGAAGCGTCTGTTCGGGATATTACAAAATACACTCTTGAAATGTACGGCTACAAAGTACTCACCGCGGGCGATGGCGCAAAGGGCGTTGCATTATACAAAGAACGAAAGCAGGATATAGATGTCGTCATCACTGATATGATGATGCCGGTGATGGATGGTAATGCGACGATTCTCGCACTGAAGGAATTGGAGCCATCGGTAAAAATTATTGCTTCAAGCGGATTAACAACCGGCTCACAAATATCTTTTACACTTGAAACAGAAGTGTTTGCTTTTCTTGCAAAGCCATACACTGCTGAAAGTTTACTCAAAGCACTCCATGAAGTTTTAACAAAATGA
- a CDS encoding dihydroorotate dehydrogenase-like protein yields the protein MDLKTTYLGIPLKNPIIPSSSPLSHSVESMKRLEDAGAAAVVMYSLFEEQIAHEAAELDHYLSFGTESFAESLTYFPNFGEYNLGPDEYVELLRKAKQSLEIPVIASLNGITVGGWINYATKLEQAGADAIELNVYYIPTDPLLTGAEVEERYLEVLHAVKRAVKIPVAMKLSPFFSSFANVARRFDQSGADGLVLFNRFYQPDIDLTTLDVKPGVTLSTSFATRVPMRWIAILHGRVNASLAATGGIHTAEDVIKMLMAGADVTMMCSALLKHGHHYIAQVLQDVEKWMVEHDYVSVQQMKGSMSQQSVADPSAFERANYMKALNKYQGIGII from the coding sequence ATGGATTTGAAAACAACATACCTTGGAATCCCACTAAAAAATCCCATCATCCCATCATCAAGTCCGCTCTCCCATTCGGTTGAGAGCATGAAGCGTCTTGAAGATGCCGGCGCGGCGGCGGTTGTGATGTACTCTTTGTTTGAAGAACAAATTGCCCATGAAGCCGCCGAACTCGACCATTATCTCTCCTTCGGAACGGAAAGTTTTGCAGAATCATTAACATACTTTCCGAACTTCGGCGAATATAATCTGGGACCGGACGAGTATGTAGAACTTCTTCGCAAAGCAAAACAATCGTTGGAAATCCCGGTCATTGCGAGCCTGAACGGAATTACTGTCGGTGGATGGATTAATTATGCCACAAAACTTGAACAGGCTGGCGCAGATGCAATTGAACTAAATGTTTATTACATTCCAACCGACCCGTTGCTCACCGGCGCAGAAGTGGAAGAACGGTATCTCGAAGTTCTGCACGCTGTAAAACGCGCAGTGAAAATTCCCGTTGCGATGAAGTTAAGTCCGTTCTTCAGTTCGTTCGCGAACGTGGCTCGACGATTTGACCAGTCGGGCGCTGATGGATTAGTGTTATTCAATCGTTTCTATCAGCCGGATATTGACCTGACAACATTAGACGTGAAGCCCGGGGTTACATTAAGCACATCATTCGCTACGCGAGTACCAATGCGTTGGATTGCAATCTTACATGGAAGAGTGAATGCGAGTCTCGCGGCGACAGGCGGCATTCACACAGCAGAAGATGTGATAAAAATGTTGATGGCGGGCGCGGATGTTACGATGATGTGTTCGGCTTTGTTAAAACATGGACACCACTACATTGCTCAAGTTTTGCAAGACGTGGAGAAGTGGATGGTAGAACATGATTATGTTTCCGTTCAACAAATGAAAGGAAGTATGAGCCAACAATCAGTTGCTGACCCGTCTGCATTCGAGCGCGCAAATTATATGAAAGCCTTAAATAAGTATCAAGGAATTGGAATAATATGA
- a CDS encoding Rrf2 family transcriptional regulator — translation MSIIFSRQCEYALQAVLFLALKPEGEKTSIKELTQHLDLPYHFAAKILQALSRKGLLSSFKGSLGGFALKKSTDKITLYQIIEAVDGLSFMNGCVLGFDDCGDAHPCALHEHWGRMREELKQLLTTKSVAQLASEMKKPQFNRK, via the coding sequence ATGAGTATCATTTTTAGCAGGCAGTGTGAGTATGCACTGCAAGCAGTTCTTTTTCTCGCCCTGAAACCGGAAGGTGAAAAAACTTCAATCAAGGAATTAACTCAACATCTGGATTTGCCGTATCATTTTGCGGCGAAAATTCTCCAGGCGCTCTCGCGAAAGGGGTTGCTTTCTTCCTTCAAGGGCTCGCTCGGTGGATTTGCCTTAAAAAAATCAACCGATAAAATCACATTGTATCAAATCATCGAAGCGGTAGATGGTTTGAGTTTTATGAATGGTTGTGTTCTGGGGTTCGATGATTGTGGTGATGCGCATCCGTGTGCGTTACATGAACATTGGGGAAGGATGAGAGAGGAACTGAAACAACTTCTCACAACGAAAAGTGTTGCACAATTAGCATCAGAAATGAAAAAACCTCAATTTAACAGGAAATAA